Below is a genomic region from Plasmodium relictum strain SGS1 genome assembly, contig: PRELSG_00_v1_392, whole genome shotgun sequence.
TCTGAACAGTATATGCTTTCtagatattttaatttaattttttaactaaaggttttatgtatatgtaatatattttatttttagtaaaaattTAACTATTTATACTGAAGAAGAATCTTCTAGCATAAGTTTAATTGGAACAAAAGATGCAGATCATGAAGAATCTGttgaaatacaaaaaattttaaatgaattattaaGTACATTACCAGATTCACAAGTACAACCTGTTGATTTACCTCTTAAAccgtatatatttttatatattttagcttaatttttcattttaactAAAGGTTTTATGTATATGTAATATGTCTTATTTTTAGTGAAAATTCAACTGTTCATACTGGAACAGAGCCCTCTAACATAGGTTTAATTGGAACAAAGATTATAGAACATGAAAATTCTTGCAATATATCAAGTATTTTCAGTGATCCACATGTTACTTCCAATTACTCGGAAAGGGGATCCCTTGATTTACCCTTAGGAGagtatattaatatatctaTACATGGAAAacactttatttttatttattattttatattatatctaTATGATGTTCCTTTTAGAcataatttatcattttataTTGGGGAAGGATCCTCTAACGTAGGCAAGTTAATGCACGTAGCATACGAAAAACCTATTGAACTAGAAAATACTCTTCCGAGCTTTTCTATAAATcagtattttttaaaatatttttacatataaaattttttttttaattaaatattctcatatgtatttatctatattttttttttatacctGCTGCAACTATTAGCGATGATCAAGAAGATACGAGATTGGTAGATATAATTGAACAAACATTAGAAAAATGTATgggaaatgaaaaaaatgaagaaaaaattgatGAGCAAATTCGTGGAGAAAATATAGTTAGCGAACAAAATTTCGATGATTCATTTGTTATCAAGTATGCATTTCTTTGAGAATCTGACAAAAAGTTTTTTATCTTGaatacaatatatatataatacaattgttttatttttagttataGTATGGAAATTAGTATTGGTAACACACGGTCAcgaaaaaaaagaggaaagAAGAGAAATTACGAAGATATTGATAATTTAGATAACCAAGATACTGGAAATTATGTATGTATTAAtccgaaaaaaaaaaaaattaaaaatggtgaaaatcttttttattctcTTTTAAATATCTTAGATATTGAAATTAAGCTCATATCACGTCATGTAGTTCcaaatttacaaaaattaagAGATATATTAAACGATGACAACAAAAATACACATAGTgaattagaagaaaaattgAAGATAAACATTTTGTCATTAAGACATATTATAAGTAAGGAactacaaaaaattaatcaTTCTGATTTAAGAGtaataaaaagttattatgataaaaatatagaaaaaaacacattattaaaaagcattaataaatatattttatcatttagaTCTACAATAAATCATagatttgataaaaaaaaggaaatacaTGAAAGAGTAGAgctctttttaaaaattcttcaTGATTTAATCTCTGAACATAAATTTATGCACGACTTATATTATACTAAatcaattattataaataattccATGCATAGTAAATTactttcttcttcatctatTGATTCACTTGAAACCCTTagacatatttttaaattatttgaattcatggataaattaataaaaattgtagaaaaatcaattaaaaatGGATTATTATTTAGAgatcataattatttttgttatgttCAAAAGATTATATATAATCTTTATACACCGATAAATGCAAATATTAGAAGACATTTGGTTAAACTTGGAGAGATTTTGAATGCATTGAATTTGTCATTTGAAAACTACAGTATAATAATGCaagctatttttttttttcttagagAAGAAAACgtaaaaaataaggaaaaattAAGATATGACATAAATGAACTTTATggaaaaaattcttttagagctatttatgattttttattagagGAAGAAAGTTGTATTTCATGGTTCCATAGTGAAGtatttgaaatttttaatgtaaatttaaatgaaaaaaataaggaagGAATGTCCTTTGATGATTTAATAAGTAACGAAAATTCTGCAAATCATTTATCTTCTCTTTATGAGGTCCTTATGAAATTAATTGGAGCTTTGTTTATTAAGAAACAGTTAACTATTATTTCGAAAATACGCAtatcattattaaatatgaatTCATTGAAAAAAGGGGAATacattttacataaaaaaaaaaaaattataaaaaaggaacACAAATCAAATTTACTTTCTCAAATAGAAGttgaaaaatgtaaaatgGAAATAGTTAagttcaaaataaaaaatttatatttatttgttagtataaaaaaaaatataggaGATATTCAAGTAtcaaatgatttaaaaaataaaatgaaagaaaTTGGATCAATTTTACGTTTCCTTAGTGTTGTAAcatatgaaaatgaagataaaactaaatttaatcaaaaaaaaaaggataataTGGGAAGTATTTTGCTTTCACTATATTATGCCTACCAAATTCTTATAACGTTTACTGAAAATGAAATacaataaaatgaatatttaaaaaaatttgattttttagtgaattcataaataaaaataatttttctatgtatcatttattaattggtttTTTTAATACCTTTATAGTATTTTGTACAatagaattaataaagagcgtGTAGAGAAATTTCCACTAagtttatgtattataaaGTGATTTTTTAGATATAATTAAGTACTATTTAAATGATTATCATTGTAatataaagtaaataaatctcttttatttattttataaactGACTTTTTAGTCtttgttataaatatttttacttatataagTCAATCATGCAGTGATGCTAGTTAAGAAAAagaccttttttttttaaattttaatttattatttttttttttgttgctttttttaattgaaaaaagaattgatttttattgtataaaaattaaaatacgAAAATTGGCAATAAAAAAActctttctttcttttaataaataaaaattataatgttTGTGTTATATTCTATTTGTATATTTCGAAATAATAGTGAATAATTTAGAATTTCATTTTGCTACTTGTTATAACTTAATTATTCGTGTGTGcttctaaattaaaagaatatatttattctttgtaaataaatatgcatttttcaaagtaaatatatatctgttaagaaatatataattgcttatttcaaattaaatgttaTGTATGTGGTCaatgaataaattcattGGCCTTAATTAAAATGTCATTTTAAGTTTTGCctcaacaaaaaaatttatacatGTGTGTGATTAATTGAATAGCACTAACCAATTAGatcaaattttattttgtcttactggttaataaaaaggttattattaaccttttataaataaaaaaagctACCAGTCAAGAATATATAAGTTAGCCATACACTGactctagttaaaaaaagaataaagttatttatttttgtttattttatttatatatacatctttgtaattaaaaaaaaaaattaaaattattatttttttatttgattgtGTGTTGTTGGACGTTTgtttcaaattaaataaataattaacttttacttataaaaacttaagataTAAAACgaataatgtttatgttatatccaatatatatttttgaagtaacattgaataaattaaagttttgactttattaattgttataaattgtttgtatgtttttaattaaaagaagatactAATTCTTTGAAAATTAAAACTCCATTTATAACAGTTAACggtctattaaaagatgcagtaaaatttaattccAATTAAATAGTATGCATTATAAGAAAGccgtatatatatataataaaaaccaatatatatacatataaacgtatacttagttatacatgctctttattaatttgtttgtttaataatctagcaaagtcattaagtaTCCAACTAATAAATCATAGATCAATTAATTAatcatcatttatattttatttttaagtataATTTTGCATAATgtcttataattttcattaatacttttataaattactATTTCCTATATGTTTTCAATATATAACCCCccaaaattttaatatttattttatttacatttcttccatattttttttcattttttttcttcttgcTTTGCGATTACCAAGCCATGATTTAATAGAATGAAACTAttacaaaatttaaaaatcaagtaattataaaaattttttttgcattAATAGGAATTTTACTAAAAGTTAATAAtcaaaaagaatatataaatatttacgTTTTTAGATGATACTTATTTATCTTACTTTCCAGAGGATAATAAAGACTATTACTAGAAGGATTACACCAACTGGAAGTGTTACAGCTAATATTATATCTGCATTAGACTTAACTTTAGAATGTTTATTTAGGGAATCATTAAAAGGTATAGAAACATTTTTTGTAGACATGTTTTGAGTAGAATTATCGAAAGTTAAATTAATTAGAAAAGGtgcaaaataattttctgCTGGTGTAATTGGGATGGAAATGTTCAGAAGAAAAACATCAGTAGAACAGCTTTTCCTTATAAAATCATTTAGCTCTTGTTGCTTTTGCCTAAACATTATAAAATCAAATCTTTTCTCTTCTTCACATCTTGATTTATTTGATCCTTTATTTCTTG
It encodes:
- a CDS encoding fam-j protein, translated to MINSNRKCYIYFFFYSLQYFILISICISQELQGRNPDLSLEKISSNVYITENSPNTGNLIDAVDIEQDETLSLESICIHFPVEEKNSDSDNKNDFFMMNLVDTINLEKSELCNINNAIYEAQIALLDPLTEPLFSSFENENSIIHTETKFSNVSLMCAENVEHEDSIDIKNTLDEASNTLPDSLEESTYLPSEHKNLTIYTEEESSSISLIGTKDADHEESVEIQKILNELLSTLPDSQVQPVDLPLKPENSTVHTGTEPSNIGLIGTKIIEHENSCNISSIFSDPHVTSNYSERGSLDLPLGEHNLSFYIGEGSSNVGKLMHVAYEKPIELENTLPSFSINHDDQEDTRLVDIIEQTLEKCMGNEKNEEKIDEQIRGENIVSEQNFDDSFVINYSMEISIGNTRSRKKRGKKRNYEDIDNLDNQDTGNYVCINPKKKKIKNGENLFYSLLNILDIEIKLISRHVVPNLQKLRDILNDDNKNTHSELEEKLKINILSLRHIISKELQKINHSDLRVIKSYYDKNIEKNTLLKSINKYILSFRSTINHRFDKKKEIHERVELFLKILHDLISEHKFMHDLYYTKSIIINNSMHSKLLSSSSIDSLETLRHIFKLFEFMDKLIKIVEKSIKNGLLFRDHNYFCYVQKIIYNLYTPINANIRRHLVKLGEILNALNLSFENYSIIMQAIFFFLREENVKNKEKLRYDINELYGKNSFRAIYDFLLEEESCISWFHSEVFEIFNVNLNEKNKEGMSFDDLISNENSANHLSSLYEVLMKLIGALFIKKQLTIISKIRISLLNMNSLKKGEYILHKKKKIIKKEHKSNLLSQIEVEKCKMEIVKFKIKNLYLFVSIKKNIGDIQVSNDLKNKMKEIGSILRFLSVVTYENEDKTKFNQKKKDNMGSILLSLYYAYQILITFTENEIQ